Proteins encoded together in one Penicillium digitatum chromosome 1, complete sequence window:
- a CDS encoding Molybdenum cofactor sulfurase protein (HxB), putative — MAETTFQGSRHPKYSHGYSADVDIIRDQEYPLLNDTTYLDYAGTTPYAKSMIESFSRDLTSNLFGNPHSMSASSQLSTQRTEDVRVRVLRFLNADPDEFDLVFVANATAGIKLVADSLRDSDHRGFWYGYHIDAHTSLVGVRELAEMGYQCFLSDDEMEAEISNLAGNQSKAPRLLAYPAQSNMNGRRLPIRWCEQVRAATKESGGNVYTLLDAASLVSTAPLDLGPSSSAPDFTVLSFYKTFGFPDLGALIVRKSVARVFERRKYFGGGTVDMVLATGVQWHAKKETSIHERLEDGTLPFHNIIALDAALDTHERLFGSMANISAHTEFLAKQVYDRLSSLAHFNERKVCQIYQSNTSAYGNSHIQGPIVAFNLCNSRGEWVPKTEVEKLATVQNLQIRTGSVCNPGGTASSLGWTGSELRRHYSAGLRCGDHHDVLGGRPTGILRVSVGATTNMKDLDSLINFIEEFYVEKSPPIVALDPLTESSEVAAPHFYVESLAVFPIKSCGAFKIPEGKRWEVKKEGLAWDREWCLIHQGTGAALNQKRYPRMCLIRPSIEIERGVLRITCGAIAAPDQVSLEISLGWEDTSLISKSFCPSSTKKPTTVCGDRISLHAYTSPVVSAFFSDFLGVPCTLARFPTRTNSRFSRVQQTPNTWKHRFRKLIMPGSFPADFPPPAREGGQRQIKLSNESPILIISRSSVNRLNETIKANNKQGSSKTVAADVFRGNIVIAERLAHRGDVEQPYAEDRWSSLRIGPDQLRFDALDACQRCQMVCIDQFTGIRRAEPFSTLAKTRNIDGKVEFGKYSALSPEELAGFDSELPGRRTVMVGDVVMPFYQDY; from the exons ATGGCAGAAACAACATTTCAGGGGTCTAGACATCCTAAGTATAGTCATGGTTACTCAGCCGATGTGGACATTATCCGAGACCAAGAGTACCCTCTGCTAAATG ATACAACATACCTAGACTATGCGGGGACAACACCCTACGCCAAGTCCATGATCGAATCTTTCTCGCGTGATCTTACATCGAATCTGTTTGGAAATCCTCATTCGATGTCTGCATCGTCGCAGCTTTCCACACAAAGAACAGAAGATGTTCGGGTCCGCGTATTGCGATTCCTCAATGCGGACCCAGATGAGTTCGACCTTGTCTTTGTGGCAAACGCAACTGCTGGAATTAAGCTAGTTGCAGACTCACTCCGGGATTCTGACCATCGAGGATTCTGGTATGGCTACCATATTGATGCTCATACTAGTCTCGTCGGTGTACGAGAGTTAGCCGAAATGGGCTACCAGTGTTTTCTAAGCGATGATGAGATGGAGGCTGAGATTTCAAATTTGGCTGGCAACCAGTCGAAGGCGCCCAGACTACTTGCATACCCAGCCCAATCCAATATGAACGGCCGGCGTCTGCCTATTCGATGGTGCGAGCAGGTGCGAGCTGCAACAAAAGAAAGCGGAGGAAATGTTTACACCTTGCTTGACGCTGCGTCGCTGGTATCAACCGCTCCACTTGATCTGGGCCCGTCTTCATCTGCTCCAGACTTCACTGTGCTCAGCTTCTACAAAACCTTTGGATTTCCCGATTTGGGTGCTTTGATTGTCCGCAAAAGTGTTGCACGTGTCTTTGAGCGACGGAAGTATTTTGGCGGAGGCACGGTTGACATGGTCCTGGCCACTGGGGTGCAATGGCATGCGAAAAAGGAAACCTCTATCCATGAGCGGCTAGAGGATGGTACGCTCCCATTCCACAATATCATAGCTCTGGATGCGGCCTTGGACACCCATGAGCGTTTATTTGGTTCCATGGCGAACATTTCGGCACACACAGAGTTCCTCGCAAAGCAAGTCTATGACAGGCTGTCTTCATTGGCACATTTCAATGAGAGAAAAGTCTGTCAAATCTATCAATCGAACACCTCGGCATACGGCAATTCACACATTCAAGGTCCGATTGTTGCGTTCAATCTTTGCAATAGTCGCGGTGAATGGGTTCCCAAAACCGAGGTAGAAAAATTGGCTACGGTGCAAAACTTGCAGATACGGACTGGTTCGGTTTGTAATCCAGGAGGAACAGCCTCATCGCTTGGATGGACTGGATCTGAGCTTCGCCGGCATTATTCTGCGGGATTGCGTTGTGGTGATCACCATGATGTTCTTGGAGGGCGACCAACAGGGATTTTGCGTGTCAGTGTTGGTGCCACGACAAATATGAAGGATCTAGACTCCTTGATTAACTTCATTGAGGAGTTCTACGTGGAGAAGAGCCCACCTATAGTCGCTCTGGATCCTCTGACAGAAAGCAGTGAGGTCGCTGCCCCTCATTTCTATGTTGAAAGTTTAGCTGTGTTCCCAATCAAGAGCTGTGGTGCTTTCAAGATACCCGAGGGAAAGCGCTGGGAAGTGAAGAAAGAGGGGCTGGCTTGGGATCGAGAATGGTGTTTGATTCATCAAGGGACTGGTGCAGCCCTGAATCAGAAAAG ATACCCTCGCATGTGTCTCATAAGACCCTCGATTGAGATTGAAAGAGGAGTTCTCCGCATTACTTGTGGTGCAATCGCCGCACCAGATCAGGTTAGCCTTGAGATCTCACTTGGCTGGGAGGACACCAGTCTCATCTCCAAATCCTTCTGTCCAAGCTCGACCAAAAAGCCTACAACAGTCTGTGGCGACCGGATTTCTCTTCATGCCTACACGTCCCCGGTGGTCTCTGCATTTTTTTCAGACTTCTTGGGAGTACCCTGTACTCTCGCACGATTCCCTACACGGACTAACAGCCGGTTCTCACGGGTGCAACAGACACCAAATACATGGAAGCACCGTTTCCGCAAACTGATCATGCCTGGCTCGTTTCCAGCTGATTTTCCTCCCCCGGCACGGGAGGGTGGCCAGAGACAAATCAAGCTATCCAACGAGTCGCCAATCCTAATAATCTCACGTTCATCTGTCAACCGACTGAATGAGACCATCAAAGCAAACAACAAACAAGGCAGCAGTAAGACTGTTGCTGCAGACGTCTTCCGGGGCAACATTGTCATTGCTGAACGGCTTGCTCACCGTGGCGATGTGGAACAACCGTACGCGGAGGACCGGTGGTCATCCCTTCGAATTGGACCAGACCAGCTTCGGTTCGATGCTCTCGATGCATGTCAACGATGTCAAATGGTTTGTATAGACCAGTTCACCGGTATTCGACGCGCTGAACCGTTTTCAACGCTTGCCAAGACGCGAAATATCGACGGGAAGGTCGAATTTGGTAAATATTCCGCGCTTTCCCCGGAAGAACTCGCGGGCTTTGACTCAGAACTGCCTGGTCGCAGGACAGTGATGGTAGGAGATGTGGTTATGCCATTCTACCAGGATTATTAA
- a CDS encoding MRNA splicing protein (Prp39), putative, with product MADYQYGGSEEENAEIRNLETELLDDPDNFETWEKLVRAAEALEGGINRNSSPQAITTVRSVYDRFLAKFPLLFGYWKKYADQEFSITGTEAADMIYERGIASISPSVDLWTNYCSFKAETSHDSDVIRELFERGASSVGLDFLSHPFWDKYIEFEERVDAQDKIFAILGRVIHIPMHQYARYFERYRQTAQIRPLSELAPAETMAAFRTEIESASSQPAPGAKAEAEIERDLRLRVDAYHLEIFTNTQAETTKRWTFESEIKRPYFHVTELDEGQLANWNKYLDFEEAEGSFSRTQFLYERSLITCAHYDEFWLRYARWMAAQPGKEEEVRIIYQRASYLYVPIANPTIRLHYAYFEEVANRVAVAKDIHSAILMHLPSHVETIISLANMCRRHGGLEAAIEVYKTQLDSPECEMATKAALVAEWARLLWKIKGSPDEARKVFHENQHYYLDSRPFWGSYLVFEIEQPTSAATESVQYERIKQVIADIRSKSVLQVDAVKELVQIYMAYLLERGTKDTAKEYMTLDREIYGPSSVASVRTGGNVAVHPTPAAGQFASIPHIQATPDDPAAAAQAYAYYQQTAANGATA from the exons ATGGCCGACTATCAGTACGGAGGCTCCGAAGAGGAGAATGCGGAGATTAGAAATCTCGAGACCGAGCTG CTTGATGATCCCGACAACTTCGAGACTTGGGAGAAGCTGGTTCGCGCCGCGGAGGCCCTCGAGGGCGGAATAAATCGTAATTCCAGCCCTCAGGCCATCACAACCGTCCGCTCAGTCTATGACCGCTTTCTTGCCAAGTTTCCTTTGCTCTTTGGGTACTGGAAGAAGTATGCTGACCAAGAGTTCTCTATCACCGGCACTGAGGCCGCCGACATG ATTTATGAACGAGGCATTGCTAGTATCTCGCCATCTGTTGATCTTTGGACCAACTACTGCTCGTTCAAGGCAGAGACTTCACACGATTCCGATGTCATTCGAGA GCTTTTCGAACGGGGTGCGAGCAGTGTGGGTCTTGATTTCCTTTCCCATCCCTTCTGGGATAAGTACATTGAGTTTGAGGAGCGGGTTGACGCCCAGGACAAGATTTTTGCTATTCTTGGACGTGTCATCCACATCCCTATGCACCAGTATGCTCGCTACTTCGAGCGGTACCGTCAGACCGCGCAGATTCGCCCCCTGTCCGAGCTCGCACCGGCAGAGACCATGGCCGCATTCCGCACTGAGATTGAATCTGCATCGTCCCAGCCGGCTCCTGGCGCCAAGGCAGAAGCCGAGATCGAGCGGGATCTCCGACTTCGCGTGGACGCTTACCATCTTGAGATTTTCACGAACACCCAAGCCGAGACGACAAAGCGCTGGACCTTTGAATCGGAGATCAAGCGTCCCTACTTTCATGTTACTGAGCTCGATGAAGGCCAATTGGCGAACTGGAATAAGTATCTTGACTTCGAGGAAGCTGAGGGTTCGTTCTCTCGCACTCAATTCCTGTATGAGCGGTCCCTGATTACTTGCGCCCACTATGACGAGTTCTGGCTCCGATACGCTCGCTGGATGGCTGCTCAGCCTGgcaaggaagaagaggtcCGGATCATATATCAGCGTGCCTCGTATCTCTACGTCCCAATTGCCAATCCCACCATCCGACTCCACTATGCCTACTTCGAAGAGGTGGCAAACCGCGTGGCTGTGGCGAAAGATATCCACAGCGCCATTCTTATGCACCTCCCCAGCCATGTGGAAACGATTATCTCACTTGCCAACATGTGTCGTCGCCATGGAGGACTTGAGGCGGCCATTGAAGTCTACAAGACACAACTGGATTCTCCAGAGTGCGAAATGGCCACAAAGGCTGCTCTCGTTGCTGAGTGGGCTCGTCTTTTGTGGAAGATCAAGGGCAGTCCCGACGAGGCTCGCAAGGTTTTCCACGAGAATCAGCACTACTACCTCGACAGCCGGCCCTTTTGGGGAAGCTACCTCGTCTTTGAAATTGAGCAACCAACTAGCGCAGCTACCGAGTCAGTTCAGTATGAACGTATCAAGCAGGTCATTGCCGACATCCGATCCAAGAGCGTTCTGCAAGTCGATGCTGTCAAGGAACTCGTGCAAATCTACATGGCGTACCTTCTTGAAAGGGGCACCAAGGATACCGCGAAGGAATACATGACCCTGGATCGAGAGATCTACGGCCCTTCATCTGTGGCTTCTGTTCGGACTGGCGGGAATGTGGCGGTGCACCCCACCCCTGCAGCCGGACAGTTTGCCTCGATTCCTCACATTCAGGCCACACCGGATGACCCCGCGGCTGCCGCACAAGCATATGCCTACTACCAACAGACCGCGGCGAACGGTGCAACTGCTTAA
- a CDS encoding ENTH/VHS yields the protein MAARDRFGVYAEPGASPLQRAIRNACDPQNYEPNLALNLEVADLINSKKGNAPREAAFDIVHLINSRNQNVALLALALLDIAVKNCGYPFHLQIGTKEFLNELVRRFPERPPIRPSRVQHRILESIEEWRQTICQTSRYKDDLGFIRDMHRLLLYKGYMFPEVRREDAAVLNPSDNLRSAEEMEEEEKEAQSAKLQELIRRGTPSDLQEANRLMKVMAGFDNRHKTDYRAKAAEEVVKVQQKAKILEEMLQNQQPGGALPEGDVFEELASALQSAHPKIQKMCEEESNDPEAVHKLLEINDSIHRTIERYKLVKKGDLVAASQIPKGTLGTTTGVSKNANNELSLIDFDPEPEPISNGNEAGSSQGGSSLENDLFGLSIGEQGPSPGGGISLGSSMNFLSMPASSTPPAPSQPQQQASTAFKPNYDILASMNTSRPASQSPTPVMGASPRAQSTASPPPAVDPFASLVSASPRATSSPFQPPAQSKPAPASSSLLDLVGGMGPSPQPAPQAAPMEDDEWDFASALPASNVLPSTNKIQVLDSQLRVDFAIRRVPNQPRQIHVVAIFSNTTSQRIADLHFQVAVEKSYTLQLRPQSGRDIAPQQQNGVQQEMLLDGIDVGKGNSVKIRFKVSYKLGGEAREEQGMVPPLGIA from the exons ATGGCGGCTAGGGACCGCTTCGGTGTCTACGCTGAGCCAGGCGCTTCGCCGTTGCAGCGGGCCATTC GAAATGCCTGCGATCCTCAAAACTACGAGCCGAACTTGGCCCTGAACCTCGAAGTTGCGGATTTAATCAACTCCAAGAAAGGCAATGC GCCCCGAGAAGCCGCATTTGATATCGTTCATCTCATAAATTCCCGAAACCAGAATGTTGCATTATTGGCGTTGGCG CTACTCGATATTGCCGTCAAGAACTGCGGATATCCGTTCCATCTCCAGATTGGCACAAAGGAATTTTTGAATGAACTGGTCCGCAGGTTCCCCGAGCGGCCACCCATACGGCCCTCCAGGGTCCAGCACCGCATATTAGAGTCGATCGAGGAGTGGCGCCAGACTATCTGCCAGACATCGCGTTATAAGGATGACCTCGGCTTCATTCGGGACATGCACCGTCTATTGCTTTACAAGGGCTATATGTTCCCAGAGGTCCGCCGAGAAGATGCCGCAGTCTTGAACCCAAGCGAT AATCTCCGCTCAGCGGAAGAaatggaagaggaagagaaagaagcaCAGTCTGCCAAACTCCAAGAGTTGATTCGGAGGGGCACTCCCTCCGATCTACAGGAAGCGAACCGGCTCATGAAGGTTATGGCAGGATTCGACAATCGGCATAAAACTGACTATCGAGCAAAGGCAGCGGAGGAGGTTGTTAAGGTGCAGCAAAAAGCCAAGATATTGGAAGAGATGCTGCAGAATCAACAGCCCGGAGGAGCTCTCCCCGAAGGCGATGTTTTCGAG GAACTTGCAAGTGCTTTACAAAGCGCTCAccccaaaatccagaaaatGTGCGAGGAAGAATCGAATGATCCTGAGGCCGTCCACAAGCTATTGGAGATAAACGACAGTATACATCGCACAATCGAGCGGTACAAGCTGGTTAAGAAGGGTGATCTGGTTGCCGCATCTCAGATCCCGAAAGGTACACTAGGCACCACGACCGGAGTCTCAAAAAATGCAAACAATGAGCTCTCTCTTATCGATTTCGACCCGGAGCCTGAACCCATCTCCAACGGTAACGAGGCTGGATCATCCCAGGGTGGTAGCTCCTTGGAGAATGATCTGTTCGGCCTTTCAATTGGTGAGCAAGGTCCTTCTCCCGGAGGTGGTATCTCTCTCGGATCTTCAA TGAATTTCCTATCAATGCCAGCAAGCTCAACACCGCCTGCTCCATcacaacctcagcagcaggCGTCAACAGCCTTCAAACCCAATTATGATATCCTTGCTTCTATGAACACTTCGCGACCTGCCTCTCAATCTCCCACACCCGTCATGGGTGCCTCGCCCCGAGCCCAGTCCACAGCGAGTCCGCCACCGGCGGTTGACCCATTTGCATCGCTTGTCTCTGCCAGCCCACGGGCAACATCTAGTCCCTTCCAACCACCGGCGCAAAGCAAACCCGCTCCTGCTTCGTCGTCATTGCTTGACCTGGTCGGAGGCATGGGTCCATCCCCGCAACCGGCGCCGCAGGCCGCTCCcatggaagatgatgagtGGGATTTCGCATCCGCATTGCCAGCGAGCAACGTACTTCCATCGACCAACAAGATCCAAGTCCTCGATTCTCAGCTGCGTGTTGACTTTGCTATACGCCGGGTGCCTAACCAACCGCGCCAGATCCATGTTGTAGCCATTTTCTCAAATACAACCAGCCAACGCATCGCAGACCTCCATTTCCAGGTCGCTGTGGAGAAG TCCTACACGCTACAGCTTCGGCCGCAGTCGGGTCGAGACATTGCACCCCAGCAGCAAAATGGGGTCCAACAGGAGATGCTCCTCGACGGAATCGATGTTGGAAAAGGAAACTCGGTGAAAATTCGGTTCAAGGTGTCTTACAAGCTTGGCGGCGAGGCCCGTGAGGAACAGGGGATGGTGCCACCGCTGGGAATCGCCTAA
- a CDS encoding mitochondrial 54S ribosomal protein mL59 codes for MSVSKQTGSLLENLPQRLVNFFVRYPPQTHSAAVRRPAPANGEGYVPTKVGSPYTPDRDAKGSPGEKKHGWTPSRALLVTSDKLRNPFLPHKRFGKWEAPKYGLRQQADLMKLAIKYNVGELLPPSRKSPEFKETRRAERGLQVKGTGVGHKVKGHKWERTMESRLEDRRKAMEGMPEMVRMWKQRGHGRGWRQWPKR; via the exons ATGTCGGTTTCGAAGCAGACAGGTTCACTGTTGGAAAACCTTCCTCAACGTCTGGTCAATTTCTTCGTTCGGTATCCTCCACAAACCCACTCCGCAGCTGTCCGCCGTCCTGCCCCTGCGAACGGAGAGGGCTATGTACCGACGAAGGTAGGATCCCCATATACACCAGACCGTGATGCCAAGGGTTCCCCAGGAGAGAAAAAGCATGGCTGGACCCCTTCACGCGCCCTCCTCGTAACCAGCGACAAACTCCGCAATCCGTTTCTTCCGCACAAGCGATTCGGCAAATGGGAAGCGCCCAAATATGGGCTGCGGCAGCAGGCCGATCTGATGAAGCTGGCGATTAAATACAATGTGGGGGAACTTCTTCCTCCCAGTCGCAAATCACCGGAATTTAAGGAAACACGGCGCGCAGAGCGTGGCTTGCAGGTGAAGGGAACTGGCGTTGGCCACAAGGTCAAGGGTCACAAGTGGGAGCGTACCATGGAATCACGTCTCGAGGACCGTCGCAAAGCAATGGAGGGAATGCCGGAGATGGTCCGGATGTGGAAGCAG AGAGGTCATGGCCGCGGCTGGAGACAATGGCCCAAGCGGTAA
- a CDS encoding Peptidase aspartic, active site, with product MAGRFHSREGSDTSLNASIASPRSSTESRSPSTRNPLRISANHQHRPSLSESLRGPPGSPRARRQPSLPQSAIQSLIDNPPPPKASNPAFVGRDWRQISIGELVSPDDLKFVELDTGIEDATNILIDSGAAVLLIRETPEATSAVATFDYADLNSYLLLAAGLTHPDEAHRASYEELAKKAHNGVPIPLRDVKKFGMEKEPLINLPASANVLTAVEIFGGGVHRVVVVKESNDREVVGIFSQFRLVKFLWENGRSFPVIEELYPKALRELVIGSQEVISINGDKPLSDALHVMNNEGMSSIAVVDNYLNVLGNISTADVKLLTRSSSLPLLQNTCTHFISIILSTRGLIEGKDSFPVFHVNPGSTLAHTVAKLVATRSHRLWVTDPLSPTSSGPPTPSQSSVHLPLSNSISSATGSYATNSPPPSPSVPVTPSALPSQYPAPHLPNPNLPYTCPAPGVTVPVPSPISHSIPSSTLDGARLSGRLVGVLSLTDILNLHARAGGLNPADPAESRSRRRRSSSSSQSVRRSGDIGRELFSRGGM from the exons ATGGCGGGCCGATTTCACTCCCGCGAAGGATCCGATACCTCTCTCAACGCGTCCATTGCTTCCCCGCGATCCAGCACCGAGTCCCGGTCTCCCTCTACACGAAATCCACTCCGCATTTCAGCAAACCACCAGCACAGACCAAGCTTGAGCGAGTCACTTCGCGGCCCGCCAGGTTCTCCCCGCGCACGCCGGCAGCCGTCCCTCCCACAATCTGCCATCCAGAGCCTCATCGACAATCCCCCACCACCGAAGGCTAGCAACCCTGCCTTTGTTGGTCGTGATTGGAGACAGATTTCAATTGGCGAGCTGGTTAGCCCGGATGACCTGAAGTTTGTCGAGCTTGACACGGGTATTGAAGATGCGACGAAC ATCTTGATTGATTCAGGTGCGGCTGTGCTGTTGATCCGCGAGACCCCTGAAGCCACTTCCGCCGTCGCCACATTCGACTATGCCGATCTCAACTCCTATCTCCTACTGGCAGCGGGCCTGACACATCCCGACGAAGCGCATCGAGCGTCGTATGAAGAACTAGCCAAGAAAGCTCACAACGGCGTGCCCATTCCACTGAGAGATGTGAAGAAGTTTGGCATGGAGAAGGAGCCACTGATCAACCTGCCAGCGTCGGCCAATGTTTTGACGGCGGTTGAGATAtttggtggtggtgtgcACCGGGTTGTGGTGGTCAAAGAGTCCAATGATCGAGAAGTAGTCGGAATCTTCAGCCAGTTCCGACTGGTCAAATTTCTCTGGGAAAATGGCCGCAGCTTCCCGGTCATTGAAGAGCTGTATCCGAAGGCTCTGCGTGAGCTGGTGATTGGATCGCAAGAAGTGATTTCCATCAA TGGTGATAAACCCCTCTCTGATGCTCTTCATGTGATGAACAACGAGGGCATGTCCTCGATCGCGGTTGTTGACAACTATTTAAACGTGCTTGGGAACATTTCCACAGCGGATGTCAAG CTTCTGACCCGATCATCTTCATTACCACTTCTTCAAAACACCTGTACTCATTTCATCTCGATCATTCTGTCCACGCGGGGTTTGATTGAGGGTAAAGACTCATTCCCGGTCTTCCATGTCAATCCTGGATCGACACTCGCTCACACAGTCGCAAAGCTCGTGGCAACTCGATCGCATCG GCTCTGGGTAACCGATCCGTTATCTCCAACCTCCTCAGGACCGCCAACTCCATCACAGTCTTCAGTCCACCTCCCTCTTTCCAACAGCATCAGCTCGGCTACCGGATCTTATGCTACAAATTCTCCGCCACCATCTCCTTCTGTCCCCGTGACACCTTCTGCACTGCCCTCTCAATATCCTGCCCCTCACCTACCAAATCCCAACCTACCCTACACATGCCCAGCCCCAGGTGTGACAGTCCCAGTGCCATCGCCCATCTCGCATTCTATTCCCTCATCCACTCTAGATGGAGCACGACTGTCCGGGCGCCTGGTTGGAGTACTTAGTCTGACGGACATCCTGAACTTGCATGCCCGAGCCGGTGGGCTAAACCCAGCTGACCCCGCGGAGTCTCGTAGCCGCCGCCGACGCAGTAGTTCTTCAAGCCAGAGTGTCCGCCGCAGCGGTGACATTGGCCGGGAGCTTTTCAGCCGTGGTGGCATGTAA
- a CDS encoding RNase L inhibitor RLI, possible metal-binding domain, whose translation MVRHKKDNFTRGGKKFNSNPRPRVPRGDEEVEGATSSRPPYKAACWDMGHCDPKRCSGKRLMKLGLMRELHIGQRHSGVIVSPNAKRIISPADKDIMEQHGAAVVECSWVRVKEVPWSRIGGKCERLLPYLIAANTVNYGKPWRLNCVEALAACFAICRRLEWAEDLLRHFSYGPSFLEINKELLARYAACETEEDVKRTEEEWLAKIEREYEDSRVDGGDDMWTKGNTNRLPARISDDEDDESGDEDDEDDSDEEEDEDKDPFAISDDSEDEEQMAEIRRKILNSKSFKNPEEEEKQQPEKICRPEQLYVDSDAESGSGGSEDEAFDNIINATTVTDRTGITAIQQRRGKETISASFSRAEISAPKKW comes from the exons ATGGTCCGCCATAAAAAAGACAACTTTACGCGAGGAGGCAAGAAATTCAACAGCAACCCCCGCCCCCGAGTGCCCCGCGGTgatgaagaagttgagggcGCAACCTCTTCGAGGCCTCCTTACAAGGCTGCCTGCTGGGACATGGGACATTGCGATCCCAAGCGATGCTCAGGAAAGCGATTGATGAAGCTCGGTCTGATGCGAGAGCTTCACATTGGTCAGCGACACTCCGGCGTGATCGTCTC TCCAAATGCCAAGCGAATTATCTCTCCCGCAGACAAAGATATCATGGAACAGCACGGTGCTGCCGTAGTGGAATGCTCTTGGGTTCGAGTCAAGGAAGTGCCCTGGTCGCGGATTGGCGGAAAATGTGAACGGCTTC TTCCCTACCTTATCGCCGCCAACACGGTTAACTACGGCAAACCATGGCGTTTGAACTGCGTCGAAGCGCTCGCTGCTTGCTTCGCCATCTGCCGTCGCTTGGAATGGGCGGAAGATCTACTCCGACATTTCAGCTATGGGCCGTCTTTCTTGGAAATCAACAAAGAACTTTTGGCGCGCTACGCTGCCTGTGAAACGGAAGAGGATGTTAAGAGGACGGAGGAGGAATGGCTAGCCAAGATCGAACGCGAATACGAAGACAGCCGCGTCGATGGGGGTGATGATATGTGGACTAAAGGCAACACCAATCGGTTGCCCGCACGAATTtcagatgacgaggatgacgaAAGCGGAGACGAGGACGACGAAGACGATAgcgacgaagaggaagatgaggataaggacccattcgcgatttccgATGActccgaagatgaagagcaaATGGCTGAAATTCGCCGCAAAATTCTCAATTCTAAATCGTTCAAGAAtccggaagaagaggaaaagcaGCAGCCGGAGAAAATTTGTCGGCCGGAGCAACTGTATGTTGACTCAGATGCTGAGTCCGGCTCAGGAGGAAGCGAGGATGAGGCATTCGACAATATCATAAATGCGACCACAGTCACTGATCGTACGGGAATCACCGCGATTCAGCAGCGGAGAGGAAAGGAGACAATCTCTGCGTCTTTCTCTCGAGCGGAGATTTCTGCCCCGAAGAAATGGTGA